GAAGGCTCAGTAGTTAGAAGGCTGAGTAGTCAGAATGCACAGTTGGAGGTCAAGTAGTCTTGTGGTTCAATAGCCTGAAATGCATTGATACCAATTAAAGCAAAGAACATGCAGTAACGTGTTTTAGAATACCAAATTAagttttcaaactaaaatgatGGGGAAATACCCAACACACTCTGAAAACTTATCTGTTAATTTgcacaatatatataaatatatatctcttTTGCCTTctataaataagaaaatagaaactTTCTACATGCAGtcagaaaacaaataaaacatgcaaatttATAAATCAACTTTCCAGGTTTAGAAACATGTATGCATTTTTGGTTGCGCTGTTGTCTGAAAGAAATTCCCCCATATACAATGGTGGAGTTGACGAGGCTTATGCAGTTGTCTGGAGGAAGGGAGAACACTCTTGTTGAACTTGCAACCGATTGGAGAACAAGTTTAGAGAGTAAACTCCCCTGGATGTTCTGGAGAGAAGTCTATGCAGAATTTTCAAGGTGAATATCGGTGTTTTAGACCATCAAGCTTTGTTTAGTCCCTGTAGCAAGAAGCAAAATGGTCTGACTTTAAGCTCATCTGAGCTCAAGGTGCCCATTTTTTTTCAGTGCTTATTTTCATATCATTCCTTTTGCaaagaatatttaataaatttatattcatGCTGAAATAACTCTGTCTTTTTTTGGGCAATGAGGATAAAAAATCAGATTTCAAATACCACCAGAGAAGGTTTAACTTGTATATAAAGTACTCAGAGAACacataagtgtaaatgatcatttgagccccgccatgagaaaaccagcatagtgcatttgcgaccagcatggattcagaccagcctgcgcatccgcgcagtctggtcagggtccatgctgttcgctgtcaaagcctgttgcaattagagaaaccattagcgaacagcatggatcctgaccagactgtgcggatgcgcagtctggtcaggatccatgctggtcgcaaacgcactatattggttttctcatggtgcagctcaattttGTTAAACTTTTGAACGAAACCATTATTTACTAGAACTCTGATCAACCACCTTTATGAAGAGAAAatcattgtcaaaatattttaactgactGATCATATAAACCAACTTTGTTACAAGAAACAAATAATATTCTGTAGTAACAgccatttgttaaaaaaagtacAGTTTTTTTTATGGCATTACATATTTGTACTGTGTTCACATACACGTTTGTAGTAATTTAGAGGTACGGTATGTTTATGTGTTGTAAACATAGAAACTGTGAggtaattgtaaatattttctctACAAATACAGAATTTGGATGTGATATAACTTTAATGATCATAGAAACTACAGTGTTTCTCTGCTTTGTAGGTGTAGATACATTAAACATGGAGTAGAGAAAAGGATAGATTTGCATTTCTTTCCAACACATGGTGATGTCACATGTCTTTACGTCCAAGGTATGCATCAGTTTGTGTATATAATTCAGTGTCCgtgctgtaaaatcattaaatttcatgggcatgaaatttcgtggttttggtcaaaatggcaatttcatggggatatgaatttgtggatttcaacatttgaacataaatTAAAGGGAATTTTACTTGCTCGTTGGGATtgaattttgtggattgactcaaccacgaattccacgaaaattagtcccccatgaatattaatgatttcacagtatttagcAACATTCATAGTCTAAAACTGACTTCAATAGGTTAGTTTTTAGCATGtctttttgaagaaaaagcaGAGCTATTacactcaccctggcgtcagcatCATCGCAGCTGTTGgctaaagtttttgatgaagtctaatatctctgttactgtcaaaactattgatttgaaacttgaaatagttatttagtatcaaagtctacaccaggagaaacaatcctcataactctgtttgaattttgacagagttatgcccctttttcactcagaattttttggttaaagttttataaagtttttactggcaaagctctaattcagagtcaagcactgagaaaagtcaagtgtGCTGTCTTACTGACACTTGttctttttgccatttctttgctAAAATGAAAATTTGCTTAAATGTTTACTTTACAGCGACAGATACATGTAGCTCAGAGAAATTTATCAGTAGAAATTTGCTACAAGTTAATATgtcaaaattgaatattttagATGTTGATGAATATTGGCTCATGACTCTTATTAGCTGAATTTGTTTGAGCCAATATCTCTGGCATGAACCAGAAAAATGTTCCTTACTGAACTAGAAATACTTTAAAGTGAAGTGATAAAAATTTGAGCTGTTCTAGtggaataataaaaagaaatgactGAAGTTATGAATAACAGGGTGAGCccagaatatttcattttattcaattctTTTATCTCattatataaaattcagctatAAATCATTGCAAAATATATCTATGGTTGAAAAGTATTGAAACAAATATGGATAATTTGACATTTGTACAATATGGTGAAACACTCTTTTTTCTATGCTGTCCTATTGAAGTTGAATTTCTGAATTTTGACTGTAAATGATCTCTCatataaagtttgtttttccTTCCAGACAATGTGATCTACTCTGGTCATGAAAGTGGTCAAGTAATCAGCTGGAAGAACATAGAGGAAGATCTACACTACCACGTGCTGTACAAACATCACAGACGAGTGACAAGTATTGCTGGTCTAGATATGGGTAATCTATTTAACATCACACGAATTcactgatcataatctgcactgtttgccattcaggcagtatcattttggtatgcaccccttttaacagttaatggtactgttcaaattaaaagatggacaagtttgtaacagaaatttagcagggtatgggtaAAGCAGCCACCCAAGGAAGTGACACAGTCTGGCTGTTTAAGGTAGATTATTAAGACAATttgaaacaataataaaaagtctATTCTAGGAGTTAGCTCACTTGTTGCTGAAGACAAGTAtctgtttaatacaggtgactgctaggaaatgtttgatggtatTTTGATATTCTGTAATATGAAATGTTCTAATATTGCACTTACTTTTTCAAAACTGTTATTAAGCATAACATCCTGTTTAGTGTTTTGCACCTTTCCTtgtaattattcatattttgatCAAGGCATAGTGCTAGAACATCCGTTTagtaaaatgaaaattgaaacaaagtttgtgtaatcttttttaaattagtttatttttagcataataaataattttagatGTACTCCTTGGGTTTTTGTAGTCATGACAACCAAGGATATTTTGAATGGAATGTGTGGCAATAAGATTGTAAGTTCATCAATGGACACGACACTGATAGTGTATAATCTTGAGACAGAGAAATCAACAACGATTCAGCATTACAGTAAACAGGCAAACTATGTCAGGTAAAGTTTTAACAATTTGCTactatgtttacataaacatttttttaatcccctgccgtggcggagggattataggaatggtctgcgtccgtccttccgtccgtccttccatccgtaacaaaatcgtgtccggtccatatctcctaaaccccttgaaggattttcatgaaactttggtcaaatgatcacctcatcaagacgatgtgcagaacccatgagtcagccttgtcggttcaaggtcaaggtcacaactcaaggtcaaaggtttgagcctgccattttgtgtccgctctatatctcctaaaccccttgaaggaattttataaaacttgtgtcaaatgatcacctcatcaagacgatgtgcagaacccatgagtcagccatgccggctcaaggtcaaggtcacaactcaaggtcaaaggtttgagccttccattttgtgtccgctctatatctcttaaaccccttgaaggaattttataaaacttgggtcaaatgatcacctcatcaagacgatgtgtagaacccatgagtcagtcatgccggctcaaggtcaaggtcacaacttagggtcaaaggtttgacccttccattttgtgtccgctctatatctcctaaaccccttgaaggattttcatcaaacttgggtcaaacgatcacctcatcaaggcgatgtgcagaacttatgagtcagccatgtcggctcaaggtcaaggtcacaactcaaggtcaaaggtttgagccttccatttcgtgtccgctctatatctcctaaaccccttgaaggaattttataaaacttgggtcaaatgattacctcatcagaacgatgtgtagaaattatgagtcaaccatgccagctcaaggtcaaggtcacaactaagggtcgaaggtttgagccttccatttggtgtccactctgtttCTCcttaacctcttgaaggattttcatcaaacttgggtcaaataatcacctcatcaagaactcatgtcggttcaaggtcaaggtcacaactgaaggtcaaaggtttcagctctgtatctcctaaaccccttgaaggactttcatgaaactttggtcaaatgatcacctcatcaagacgttgtgcagaattcatgagtcagccatgtcagttcaaggtcaaggtaccagctaaaggtcaaaggttttaccctttcactatccatagcagtggcaggggatttagctgtctttcagactgccttgtttgatattgtggaggaagactccaAATGTCCATTCTGGCATTAAAACCCACATGGGTGAGGTGATAAGGTCTGTGGCTTTTCTGAATTTATGTCCTTTACAAATGCAGAACAATTTTGTATTTATACAATATGAAGATTACCTATCTGAAAGCTAGACTGGCAAAGTGGTGGAATTGAGTTGATGAAAgcatgttataaaaaaaaacatttgagtaGGACAGTAATTATAATCAACAGGAGATGGATCCTGGAGTTGGACCTTATGTCCTGTAATCATTGGACAAAAGCATCTTTACATGGAACTCTGTTatgtttgttaaaaattttaagatCTGCCAACAAGTTCTTCCCATGTTCATttagatggattttaatcaaactttgtcAAAGGCTTTCTTTCATGTATCTTTCTCAAATTTGTTAGGTCAGGGCTGGTATTCATAAAACTcttaagggaaaattttccctaaggGACTAATTAAGGgaaaagtttcaaagcattttgtGGACAGTTGTCGAGATAGttggaatgtctaacaatattgtcacatTTAATCAAGCATAGaaatgaagattatcaataaattttACAAAGTGTATACTTTTCTTTTCTGCTATGTTGTTCAGGAAATTTTACAGAGTTAAGGATTCTCCTAAGTTTtttccttaggagctttatgaatacgggtcCATCTCTTTTTATCACagtttttacatacaaatgtgTTATATAGTTTTGAAAAGTCATACTGCCTATTTttgaagaaatgaaattttaaatgccatttcggaaaataagaaaaaacatcaaattttcagaaacatttgttgatttaaataaaaagtgtTGATTTTGGATAACATTTTATGTAGGAATTATTTTGTGTATATAGGTCATGGGGTAATCATTTTGTTGCTGCTGCCAACAGAAGTCTGATACAAGGTCAGCCTATATGGAGATCAGTTGACCAATCAAATGCTGAGACTGAGATATTGTGTACACTCTACAGCCAATCAGCTGCTGATATCACTGCTGTTGCATTCTGGGAGGATACGGTAGCTATATATACTTGATTTCTTTGGATATGCTTAGAAAAGAGCTgatgcagtggtccagtggtaacactgtttgactatgAAACCAGGGGTTGTAAGTTCGAGCCCCTGCTCCTCCAACTAATGATTACTAACATTgagataagagtcccgtgtatgggtgctttacacctggcatgctaaagaaccagggatgCTTCTGGTATTGGAGcctcttctgtatcttgcactatcctcccactaagaTTACTAACTGTCTTCTGTAGGAGTCACCCATATGGGTTGCTGGTGGCAACTATAGATAAACTTATATACAGACAAAATATGCTTAGAAAGAGTGGATGCAGGGATCCTGTTGGACTGTGAAACTAAAGATCACAAGTTCAGTGCTGAACTCCTCTAAGATCACAAACACATCTTTCAGATGTAACTTTAAATCAAAGCACTGCTTATGTTAGGGAAAGCATGTACAGTTCTGGAGATATGTTTTAGAATACCTTAGAGACTTAATTTTAAGGCCTAGAATAAGTAAAGTTCAAAATTTACAACCATGAGCTTTACATCTATTTCATAACAAGGAAATTTACAGTAAAAAGCTAaggtgttgttttctttcagttATTGTAATTTTAAGATTAATTCTCATACTGGCCCAACTATTGGCAGGATTAGTTAATTAGGCATGAGAAATCTAATGTAATGTTCAGGAATAAAAAAGGCATAAATTTACTTGACATAGGCAAGAAATTATGAGACTAACCTTTCATTACTGCTGCAAGTTGAAACAagaatttaatttgataattggAGATGAATAAGTACTGTGGGAATGGACCTTACCAGATATTAATGAAATCTTCAGTAATTGCAAAGGCTTATTGGCATTTTCCTTATAGTTGTGAATGTATTCTATATACATCTATCTTCTCATACACATAGAACTCTTCATGGTATGATGTATATATGACCTAACCTGCTTTCTTGCATTTCAGTATAACCTAAGTTAAGAAACCTCTGTAGAGAAAACACCTTTCTAAAAGGCAAAACATTCCTTTTCCAAACGCTGATAGGAATCTGTTTAGAGCAACAACCGCAATACAGCAGATACATTTTAGTTTTCCAAAAGTTGTTCACTTCACTGTTTTGTCTACTTTTTCCATAACAAAGTTTTTCGTAAAATTCAGTTTACTGCTCAAGACAaagatatattatacattttttttttctaaaagccTCTTACGGTGATAGtataatttttttgaatttttaattatttcgACTAATGTTAAGTTTATTGTGAAAAGTGTACTTTTCCCATTGCACAAATTGGGCAaaattccaattaaaaaaaaagtttttagacTTTCTACAGCATTTTTGCAGGTAAGTGTTACTTTTATGCTaattaagattttgaaaatacACAATTCAGTTAAAGttgaaaatgattattttaataattttgggagtaaaaaatgactgaaatttacAGTGGAAAAAATATTCTACCAAAACCATTTTTGACGATAAATTAAaaactaatcaaaatattttggaagtttaaCAAGTTCACGATACCATCCTTAGGAGTTATTTAGAAAAACAAGATGTATAATATCAGTGGAAGTGCtaaatatttaaagagaaattggGGGAAAACCTGAAAACCTTGTCACGGAAAAGGTTGGATGAATCAGTAGAGAGGATGCACTGTTCTAGTAAAATCTAACTTTAAACTTCAACTTACAGGTGTTATCTGGTGATGAGATGGGAAACTTGTTTCTGTGGACGGGATGTCTGGGATGTGGACAAGAAGACAAACAGGATATGGCACAAGTGGCAAACATTGGTTGTTGCATCAAATCCATCTATATACTCGGAAAGAGGATTGTCTGTTATACAAGTAAGTGATCTTTTAGCATTTCTCAATCTGTCTGTCTCTCAGGGCCTCTCATTCTGTTTGTCTCAGGACCTCTCAATCTGTCTGTCTCAGGACCTCGCAATCTGTCTGTCTCAGGACCTCTCAATCTGTCTGTCTCTCAGAACCTCGCAATCTGTCTGTCTCTCAGGACCTCTCAGTCTGTCTGTCTCAGGACCTTTCAATCTGTCTCTCAGGACCTCGCAATCTGTCTATCTCTCAGGACCTCTCAATCTATCTGTCTCTCAGGACCTCTCAATCTATCTGTCTCTCAGGACCTCTCAATCTGTCTGTTTCTCAGGACCTCTCAATCTATCTGTCTCTCAGGACCTCTCAATCTATCTGTCTCTCAGGACCTCTCAATCTATCTGTCTCTCAGGACCTCTCAATCTGTCTGTCTCTCAGGACCTCTCAATCTGTCTGTCTCTCAGGACCTCTCAATCTGTCTGTCTCTCAGGACCTCTCAATCTGTCTGTCTCTCAGGACCTCTCAATCTGTCTGTCTCTCAGGGCCTCTCAATCTGTCTGTCTCTCAGGACCTCTCAATCTGTCTCTCAGGACCTCTCAATCTATCTGTCTCTCAGGGCCTCTCAATCTGGCTGTCTCTCAGGGCCTCTCAATCTATCTGTCTCTCAGGACCTCTCAATCTATCTGTCTCTCAGGACCTCTCAATCTGTCTGTCTCTCAGGACCTCTCAATCTGTCTGTCTCTCAGGACCTCTCAATCTGTCTGTCTCAGGACCTCTCAATCTATCTGTCTCTCAGGGCCTCTCAATCTATCTGTCTCTCAGGACCTCTCAATCTGTCTGTCTCTCAGGACCTCGCAATCTGTCTGTCTCTCAGGACCTCGCAATCTGTCTGTCTCTCAGGACCTCTCAATCTGTCTGTCTCTCAGGGCCTCTCAATCTGTCTGTCTCAGGACCTCTCAGTCTGTCTGTCTCTCAGGGCCTCTCAATCTGTCTGTCTCAGGACCTCTCAGTCTGTCTGTCTCTGAGGACCTCTCAATCTGTCTGTCTCTGAGGACCTCTCAATCTGTCTGTCTCTCAGGGCCTCTCAATCTGTCTGTCTCTCAGAGCCTCTAAATCTGTCTGTCTCTGAGGACCTCTCAATCTGTCTGTCTCTCAGGACCTCTCAATCTGTCTGTCTCTCAGGGCCTCTCAGTCTGTCTGTCTCAGGACCTCTCAATCTGTCTGTCTCTCAGGGCCTCTCAATCTGTCTGTCTCTCAGGGCCTCTCAATCTGTTTGTCTCAGGACCTCTCAATCTGTCTGTCTCAGGACCTCTCAATCTGTTTGTCTCAGGACCTCTCAATCTGTCTTTGTCTCAGGACCTCGCAATCTGTCTTTGTCTCAGGACCTTTTATGTGTATGCCTATTAGTAAAACATAGCTTTTTCTATAATCTTAACAGAATTTATGCAGAATTATAAGGCATTACTCTAATGGGTCAGAGTCAATAACCATTCACTTTGGACAGTGTCTTCAGAggtatggcccttgacttagtaaattGTGCATTGATTTGACCTCATGTGGCAAGTTACAGAACTCAAAATTGTCTCCACAAGTCTTTGGTATCATGGAATGACCTCATATGGCAAGTTTCATAACCAAggcttacattttagcaaaattatctTGTTCTTCAACTAAAAAAATTTTGctaaaacttttttatgaaagCTAGTATGAAGTAGAAAGGCATCAAATAGTTGAAGCATTAGACAGTTCTTGTTTTTGGAGAAATTGACAGTTTATTAACTTATGCTTACTTGGTTCATTGGATAAAGAAGTTTTcatgttatcattttgtttttgg
This window of the Mercenaria mercenaria strain notata chromosome 5, MADL_Memer_1, whole genome shotgun sequence genome carries:
- the LOC123557594 gene encoding uncharacterized protein LOC123557594, which gives rise to MNGTKDSIGCLPEEMQAYVLSKLDGKSAAVAKRVCKLWNELVTGLETCMHFWLRCCLKEIPPYTMVELTRLMQLSGGRENTLVELATDWRTSLESKLPWMFWREVYAEFSRCRYIKHGVEKRIDLHFFPTHGDVTCLYVQDNVIYSGHESGQVISWKNIEEDLHYHVLYKHHRRVTSIAGLDMVMTTKDILNGMCGNKIVSSSMDTTLIVYNLETEKSTTIQHYSKQANYVRSWGNHFVAAANRSLIQGQPIWRSVDQSNAETEILCTLYSQSAADITAVAFWEDTVLSGDEMGNLFLWTGCLGCGQEDKQDMAQVANIGCCIKSIYILGKRIVCYTSDGFLHVSRYKEDYVFDKYDMYKCIFKTPECVVIHGSVLAIGCRSGFVYLYHLPSGRDWDTLDLATPTRVIQTSHDHINALVIGDIGDGPFVAIATEDYSITIVQYRRHGLDLPQNMCNGSVRK